The proteins below are encoded in one region of Belonocnema kinseyi isolate 2016_QV_RU_SX_M_011 chromosome 3, B_treatae_v1, whole genome shotgun sequence:
- the LOC117169261 gene encoding fatty acyl-CoA reductase wat-like: MANKKSKTMTAVQNFYAHQSIFITGGTGFFGTILIEKLLRCCSELSAIYMIIRPKRGQDIQSRLETIFSEPIFDRLRIEFPNFRKKIIAMQGDCTLPGLGISTTDKEIIVKNVSIVFHVAAKVKMIEKLKTAVANNVYGTKEMIDICKCIHNLKAFISVSTLYSNCARKEIDEIFYEPIITGANILKLAETLDEKSFNDMDIVSKSKSPNTYVFTKAIAEQLLQEYAKDLPLGLFRPAIVMSTYHEPIPGWIPNSQGASQTLVDMSSGLLKTMHTDGSLVAELVPADLTINAIIVSAWDVALNNDTKNEPFIYNYCSTWNTSITWQKWLDMGLKYEIPTVKCIWSSSLIFIKNYYLYYIASMLLQALPAILIDGALLLLRKKTWAIKTCKEFDKYARAVCYFSLNEWKIKNNRTKALWQKTSLDDQKLFPFSMDNFDWDDFMKNCMMGIRIHIFKDPLDTIPAARKRRMRFLVYHNILKYTIIFFGLWTVCTITKILLRFT; this comes from the exons atggcaaataaaaaatccaagacAATGACAGCAGTACAGAATTTTTATGCCCACCAAAGTATCTTCATTAcag GCGGTACAGGCTTTTTTGGAACCATTTTGATAGAAAAGCTTCTCAGATGCTGCTCTGAGCTATCTGCTATTTATATGATAATAAGACCAAAAAGAGGACAAGACATTCAAAGTCGACTTGAAACGATTTTTTCAGAACCG ATATTTGATCGATTAAGAATTGAATttccgaattttcgaaaaaaaatcattgcaATGCAAGGTGATTGCACTTTACCAGGTCTTGGAATTTCCACCACGGACAAGGAGATTATAGTAAAAAACGTTTCAATCGTTTTTCATGTTGCTGCGAAAGTCAAAATGATAGAAAAACTAAAAACTGCGGTAGCTAATAACGTTTATGGAACGAAAGAAATGATTGATATTTGTAAATGCATTCATAATTTAAAG gcattTATAAGCGTTTCAACCCTTTATAGCAATTGTGCAAGAAAAGAGAttgatgaaattttctatgagCCTATAATAACAG GAGCTAACATTTTGAAGTTAGCAGAAACTCTCGATGAAAAGAGTTTTAACGACATGGATATTGTTTCAAAGAGCAAGTCTCCCAATACATACGTATTCACGAAAGCAATCGCAGAACAGTTATTACAAGAGTATGCCAAGGACCTTCCGCTTGGACTATTCAGACCTGCAATAG TTATGTCAACTTATCATGAACCTATCCCAGGATGGATTCCCAATTCTCAAGGAGCTTCGCAAACACTTGTAGATATGAGTTCTGGTTTATTGAAAACAATGCATACTGATGGATCTCTGGTTGCTGAATTAGTTCCTGCTGATTTGACAATCAACGCTATTATTGTATCTGCATGGGACGTTGCTCTGAATAA tgatacaaaaaatgaaccatttatttacaattactgTTCAACTTGGAACACTTCGATTACTTGGCAAAAATGGCTAGACATGGGTCTGAAATATGAAATCCCCACTGTTAAATGCATCTGGTCCAgctcattaatttttataaaaaattattacttgtatTATATTGCCAGCATGTTGTTACAAGCTTTACCAGCGATATTAATCGATGGGGCACTTCTGCTTTTAAGAAAAAAGACTTG GgcaattaaaacttgtaaagaattCGATAAATACGCAAGAGCTGTatgttatttttctttgaatgaatGGAAAATTAAGAACAATAGAACAAAAGCTCTCTGGCAAAAGACATCACTTGATGATCAGAAATTATTCCCCTTTTCAATGGATAATTTTGATTGGGATGACTTTATGAAAAACTGTATGATGGGGAtaagaattcatatatttaaagATCCTTTGGATACAATACCTGCTGCCAGAAAACGAAGAATgag ATTTTTAGTGTATCACAATATCTTGAAATACACTATAATCTTCTTTGGACTGTGGACTGTTTGTACAATTACGAAAATCTTGTTACGATTCACGTAG